A region of the Planktothrix serta PCC 8927 genome:
CGTAGCGAATTCTCATGCAAACTGAAGCTTTTAGCGAGCTTTTTCCACTATTCAAGGGGGCCAATCCTGAAACATTAGAATGGCTGCTATCCGTTGCGGTCAAACATGAATATCCCGCCGACCGGGCTGTTGTCATGGAAGATGCTTGGGGAAATGCGGTTTATTTTGTCGTTTCTGGGTGGGTGAAAGTCCGACGTTTATCTGGGGAGGAAGTCGTGACATTAGCCATTTTGGGACATGGAGATTTCTTTGGAGAAATGGCGATTTTAGATGAATCCCCCCGTGCGAATGATGTGATTGCCCTATCATCAGTCCGATTAATTAGTGTTTCTGCTCAACGCTTTATCCAGACGTTGTTTAAAGATCCGCAACTTCATCATCGAATGTTGCAATTAATGGTGCGCCGTTTGCGTCAAACGAACCAACGCTATCAAATTCGTCACCGACCTCCTGCCGTAAAACTCGCCAACACCCTCGTAGAATTAGCCGAAAATTACGGTCAGCACAGTGAAAAAGGGGCGGACATTTTTAATATTCCTTTCCAAGATTTAGCAGATGTTACGGATATTTCCTTGGAAGAAACAAGCAAAATAATGGATAAAATTATGAGTAAAGGTTGGATGAGTATAGATGAAGAACAGCAAGTGATTCATTTGCTGAATCTCAAACATTTAAACCATCTGGCCAGTCAATAAATCTGAAACATTTAACGCGAAATCTCAGCGTCATCTACTACATCAGAATGCTTATCAATCGATTGATTCCCATTTTTTTCTCTGATATCTTTGCAACCTCTGAGTTGATTTTCCCTTCTGTTTAACGGTTAATTCCATTTACAGAGGGGAAACTTGTTGTTTAGAAACACTTATTTTTAACCGATAAAAATTATGACTGAAGCAACTCAAACCCGTCCTCCTTCTTCAACTCCGGTTACTCCTGTCTTACAATATTGGGTGGCGCTCCCTAAGCCCGAATCCCATTTATTTGAAATTACGTTACAAATTCGAGGAGATCTCCTTTCCTCCTCCCCATTAGATTTAAAAATGCCCGTTTGGACACCAGGATCTTATTTAGTGCGGGAATATTCCCGACATTTACAAGATTGGGAAGTTTGTGATCAGAATGGTAATCCCCTAAACTGGCAAAAAATTAGTAAAAATCATTGGCAAATTCAACCGGAATCTGCAACAGAAATTACGGTTTCCTATCGGATTTTTGCTAATGAATTAAGTGTGAGAACCAATCATTTAGACTCCTCTCATGGTTATTTTAATGGGGCGGCTTTATTTTTCTATATTCCCGGATATGAACAACACCCCATTCAAGTCACGATAGAACCCCCTAAAAATTGGACAGTTAGCACAATTTTACCCACAATTCCTAATC
Encoded here:
- a CDS encoding Crp/Fnr family transcriptional regulator, which translates into the protein MQTEAFSELFPLFKGANPETLEWLLSVAVKHEYPADRAVVMEDAWGNAVYFVVSGWVKVRRLSGEEVVTLAILGHGDFFGEMAILDESPRANDVIALSSVRLISVSAQRFIQTLFKDPQLHHRMLQLMVRRLRQTNQRYQIRHRPPAVKLANTLVELAENYGQHSEKGADIFNIPFQDLADVTDISLEETSKIMDKIMSKGWMSIDEEQQVIHLLNLKHLNHLASQ